Proteins encoded by one window of Ulvibacter sp. MAR_2010_11:
- a CDS encoding shikimate kinase has translation MKIVLFGYMGSGKSSVGKQLASTLNYNCIDLDSEIEKREDKTISEVFNEKGEIYFRNIEKEILQDLISSPEKLVIATGGGTPCYGDTTTFLSTQPNVITIYLQTSLEVLTTRLYSEKAHRPLIAHLQTEAVLKDFIRKHLFERSHYYTQATFTVNTGEAGVQEIVAKIIVLLF, from the coding sequence ATGAAAATTGTACTTTTTGGATATATGGGAAGTGGAAAATCTTCGGTTGGAAAGCAATTGGCCTCCACATTAAATTACAATTGTATCGATTTAGATTCCGAAATTGAAAAGAGAGAAGACAAAACCATTTCAGAAGTCTTTAATGAAAAAGGAGAAATCTATTTCAGAAATATCGAAAAGGAGATACTGCAGGATTTAATTTCCTCTCCCGAAAAATTAGTAATAGCTACCGGAGGAGGGACGCCCTGTTACGGGGATACCACCACCTTCCTCTCAACACAACCCAATGTAATCACCATCTACCTTCAAACCTCTTTGGAGGTGCTCACCACAAGACTCTATTCGGAAAAGGCGCACAGACCGCTCATCGCTCATTTGCAAACAGAGGCAGTTCTAAAAGATTTTATTCGAAAGCATTTGTTCGAACGTTCGCATTACTACACACAAGCTACCTTTACAGTAAACACAGGCGAAGCCGGCGTACAGGAAATCGTTGCTAAAATTATAGTTCTGTTATTCTAA
- a CDS encoding phytoene desaturase family protein, translating into MKDIAIIGSGFASLAASCYLAKAGNTVTIYEKNDTVGGRARQFIQDGFTFDIGPTWYWMPDVFERFFSDFNKKPSDYYELVKLNPAYSVYFGKNDCITIEDTLEKICIAFEEEAPGSAQKLRQFINEAQDNYEIAIKDLVYRPGVSPLELMTWESLSKIGQFFSTIRKEVRKEFSNPKLVAILEFPVLFLGAKPSNTPAFYSFMNYADFGLGTFHPTNGMYTVIEGMKSLAEELGVVIKTGEIVEKIVVEDKKAIGIFSNKQLIAADVVLSGADYHHTETLLDKRHRQYSEKYWNAKVFAPSALLFYVGFSKKMEHVTHHTLFFDVDFEAHSKEIYDSPQWPEDPLFYASFPSITDVSAAPEGKEAGIFLIPLAPGLVDIPEVREEYFEKIMTRFEKITNQEAKKYVIFKKSFCINDFVADYNSYKGNAYGLANTLFQTAFLRPKLKSKRVKNLFFTGQLTVPGPGVPPSLISGKLVAGLITKEN; encoded by the coding sequence ATGAAAGACATTGCTATTATCGGTTCGGGATTTGCTTCACTAGCCGCGTCCTGTTATTTGGCCAAAGCCGGTAATACTGTCACCATTTACGAAAAGAACGACACTGTTGGAGGAAGAGCCCGACAATTTATACAAGACGGCTTCACTTTCGATATAGGACCTACCTGGTACTGGATGCCGGATGTGTTTGAACGTTTCTTTTCCGATTTCAATAAAAAACCTTCCGATTATTATGAGCTTGTAAAACTGAATCCGGCCTATAGCGTCTACTTTGGCAAGAACGATTGTATTACTATTGAAGATACCCTCGAAAAAATTTGTATTGCCTTTGAAGAAGAGGCACCCGGTAGTGCACAAAAACTGCGACAGTTTATCAATGAGGCGCAGGATAACTATGAGATTGCCATCAAAGATCTGGTCTATAGGCCGGGAGTTTCCCCTTTGGAACTTATGACCTGGGAATCACTCAGTAAAATAGGTCAGTTCTTCAGCACTATTCGCAAGGAAGTTCGCAAGGAATTTAGCAATCCAAAGCTTGTCGCAATTCTTGAATTCCCAGTACTATTTTTGGGAGCCAAACCTTCCAACACACCTGCTTTTTACAGTTTTATGAACTATGCCGACTTCGGGTTGGGGACATTTCATCCAACAAACGGTATGTATACAGTGATAGAAGGAATGAAAAGTCTGGCCGAAGAATTGGGAGTAGTTATTAAAACAGGTGAAATCGTAGAGAAAATTGTGGTGGAAGACAAAAAAGCCATAGGAATTTTTTCCAATAAGCAATTAATCGCTGCCGATGTTGTGCTAAGCGGTGCCGATTACCATCATACCGAAACGCTTTTGGATAAAAGGCACAGACAATATTCTGAAAAGTATTGGAATGCTAAAGTCTTCGCCCCCTCTGCCCTGCTCTTTTATGTAGGCTTCAGCAAAAAAATGGAGCACGTAACGCATCATACGCTTTTCTTCGATGTAGATTTTGAAGCACATTCCAAGGAAATTTACGATAGTCCGCAGTGGCCTGAAGACCCGCTCTTCTATGCCAGTTTCCCATCTATAACAGATGTTTCTGCAGCGCCTGAAGGCAAGGAGGCAGGTATATTTCTAATCCCATTGGCGCCGGGGCTTGTCGATATTCCTGAAGTTCGAGAAGAATACTTCGAAAAAATTATGACCCGATTTGAAAAAATCACCAACCAGGAAGCTAAAAAATACGTTATATTTAAGAAATCGTTTTGTATAAACGATTTTGTAGCCGATTACAATTCGTATAAAGGAAACGCTTACGGACTGGCAAACACGCTCTTTCAAACTGCTTTTTTACGGCCAAAACTAAAAAGCAAAAGGGTGAAAAACCTATTTTTTACCGGTCAGTTGACCGTCCCGGGGCCGGGAGTGCCACCCTCACTTATTTCGGGGAAACTTGTAGCCGGACTTATAACCAAAGAAAACTAA
- a CDS encoding phosphoribosyltransferase family protein: MTQTSTVILDKKQIDHKIRRIAYQIYETNVNEKEVIIAGIKENGFLFAKKLKTVVEKVSPLKVILCEVIIDKKKPTNPIKTSLEPKEYQNKSLLLVDDVLHSGTTLIYGVKHFLQVPLKQFKTAVLVDRNHKKFPIKADFKGISLSTSLNENVAVIFEKNNDRAVLE; the protein is encoded by the coding sequence ATGACCCAAACCAGCACAGTTATTTTAGACAAAAAGCAGATTGATCACAAAATAAGACGCATTGCGTATCAGATTTATGAAACCAATGTAAATGAAAAGGAAGTGATTATAGCCGGAATCAAAGAGAATGGCTTTTTATTCGCAAAAAAATTGAAGACTGTGGTTGAAAAAGTATCTCCGTTAAAAGTTATTTTATGTGAAGTAATAATCGATAAGAAGAAGCCCACCAATCCTATAAAAACCTCTTTGGAACCAAAAGAGTATCAGAACAAATCGTTGTTGCTGGTTGATGATGTCTTGCACTCGGGCACTACGTTAATTTATGGTGTGAAGCATTTTCTACAAGTACCATTAAAGCAATTTAAGACGGCGGTTTTGGTAGATCGTAATCATAAAAAATTTCCTATTAAAGCCGATTTCAAAGGAATTTCTCTTTCTACTTCCTTGAATGAAAATGTGGCGGTTATTTTTGAAAAAAACAACGATCGCGCTGTTTTAGAATAA
- a CDS encoding transketolase → MPDFKYLNDLVIQVRRDILRQVHKVNSGHPGGSLGCTEFFVALFQVLMERKDGFDMNGKGEDIFFLSNGHISPVFYSVLARSGYFPVEELNTFRLLNSRLQGHPTTHEGLPGVRIASGSLGQGISVSIGAAEAKKLNKDKHLIYTLCGDGELQEGQNWEAIMYAAGNKVDNLIVTIDLNGQQIDGATDNVLPMGNVKAKFEAFGWDVMEIKEGNSLEAVISGMKQAKEKTGKGKPVCVLLHTIMGNGVDFMMHTHDWHGKAPNDDQLAVGLDQNPVTLGDY, encoded by the coding sequence ATGCCAGATTTTAAATACCTCAACGATTTAGTAATACAAGTTCGCAGGGACATTCTTAGACAGGTACACAAGGTAAATTCGGGTCATCCGGGTGGTTCACTGGGATGTACTGAATTTTTTGTAGCCCTTTTTCAAGTCCTTATGGAACGAAAAGATGGGTTCGATATGAATGGAAAAGGTGAAGACATCTTCTTCTTGTCCAATGGACATATCTCTCCGGTTTTTTACAGTGTTTTAGCGCGTTCGGGCTATTTTCCTGTAGAAGAATTAAATACATTCCGATTGCTGAATTCTCGTTTGCAAGGACATCCTACAACACATGAAGGGCTGCCCGGAGTACGGATTGCATCCGGATCTTTGGGACAGGGTATTTCGGTATCTATTGGTGCTGCCGAAGCTAAAAAGTTGAATAAAGACAAGCATCTTATCTATACTCTTTGTGGTGACGGAGAATTGCAGGAAGGGCAGAATTGGGAAGCGATTATGTATGCAGCCGGGAACAAGGTTGACAATCTAATTGTGACGATTGACCTCAACGGACAACAAATTGACGGGGCTACAGACAATGTGCTGCCCATGGGTAATGTAAAGGCAAAATTTGAAGCCTTTGGTTGGGATGTCATGGAAATAAAGGAAGGAAACAGTCTGGAGGCTGTTATTTCAGGAATGAAACAGGCAAAGGAAAAAACCGGGAAGGGAAAACCTGTTTGTGTTTTACTACATACTATTATGGGGAACGGCGTCGATTTTATGATGCATACGCACGATTGGCATGGCAAAGCTCCCAATGACGATCAATTAGCGGTTGGATTGGATCAAAACCCGGTAACATTAGGCGATTATTAA
- a CDS encoding LptF/LptG family permease — translation MLSILDRYILRKYLGTFVLLLLLFIPIGITVNLAEKIDKILANEVPFIEVAKYYLDFTVYFANLLFPLFLFLSVIWFTSKLANNTEVIAFLSSGVSYYRFLRPYMIGATIVCIGALIMGMYLAPMASKGFNEFTFQYLKNNKQARQQSNVYRQINDNDYIYVSYFNVHEKSGNNFTLEHFEGNKMIYKIDSKRILYNEKDSTYTLYNYTKRIIGEHEDILQSEVKLDTTFSFELEDLTPVEYIAETLNFTELNSFIKRERERGSTYINRYEVVRYKRWSLPVSAYILTIIAVAVSSMKRRGGMGVNLAIGIGIGMVFIFFDKIFGTMAEQSSFSPFVATWFPNIIFGILAIYLLRNAKR, via the coding sequence ATGCTCAGCATCCTCGACAGATACATATTGCGTAAGTATTTGGGAACATTCGTCCTCCTGTTGCTGCTGTTTATACCTATTGGAATTACCGTCAATCTTGCTGAAAAAATTGATAAGATACTGGCAAACGAAGTCCCTTTTATTGAAGTTGCCAAATACTATCTCGACTTTACCGTTTATTTCGCCAATTTATTGTTTCCCCTGTTTTTGTTTCTTTCGGTAATTTGGTTCACGTCAAAACTTGCCAATAACACCGAAGTAATTGCATTCTTAAGCAGCGGGGTTTCCTATTATCGCTTTTTACGCCCTTATATGATTGGTGCAACCATCGTGTGTATTGGCGCCTTAATTATGGGAATGTATCTGGCGCCCATGGCGAGTAAGGGCTTTAATGAATTTACTTTTCAGTATTTAAAAAATAACAAACAAGCCAGGCAGCAGAGCAATGTGTACAGACAAATTAACGATAACGATTATATCTACGTAAGCTACTTCAACGTGCATGAGAAATCGGGAAATAATTTCACCCTCGAACACTTTGAGGGGAATAAAATGATATATAAAATCGACTCTAAACGTATCTTATATAACGAAAAAGACAGCACCTACACCCTCTATAATTATACAAAGAGAATAATAGGTGAACACGAAGACATTTTACAAAGTGAGGTAAAGTTGGATACTACTTTTTCATTCGAACTGGAAGACCTCACCCCTGTGGAATACATTGCGGAGACCCTCAATTTTACCGAACTTAATTCTTTTATTAAACGTGAAAGGGAACGGGGATCTACCTATATAAATCGGTACGAAGTAGTACGTTATAAACGTTGGAGTTTGCCGGTTTCAGCCTATATCTTAACCATCATCGCTGTTGCCGTATCGTCGATGAAGCGTCGTGGTGGTATGGGCGTAAACCTCGCCATTGGTATTGGAATTGGAATGGTATTTATCTTTTTCGATAAAATTTTCGGGACCATGGCCGAACAGAGTAGTTTTTCGCCTTTTGTCGCTACCTGGTTTCCTAACATTATCTTTGGTATCTTAGCTATATACCTGCTTCGCAATGCAAAACGCTAA
- a CDS encoding MerR family transcriptional regulator: MSVKTQFSIKDLENLSSIKAHTIRIWEKRYKLLSPERTSTNIRYYGVESLKRLLNVNLLYKKGHKISKIAELSNAQIQALIEEESETAQELIAIKNFKSAMFDFDAGLFHSTFEMLSENKSFSEIFTEVFLPLLSEIGILWQTGSIDPAHEHFISELIKQKVIVSIETLHKDFRKEHDKTFVLYLPLNEIHEIGLLYCNYEILSAGYKTIYLGNNIPLESLQYVLKHHDNIIFLSYFTVAPHGESLEAYADNFKKTIQAVKPCTLWIMGAQAKGINSTKFPEGVRTFSGISEFVTTLET, translated from the coding sequence ATGAGCGTTAAAACACAATTTAGTATAAAAGATCTTGAGAATCTTAGTTCCATAAAGGCGCATACCATTCGAATTTGGGAAAAGAGATATAAGCTATTATCACCCGAACGAACCAGCACCAATATTCGATATTACGGCGTAGAAAGCCTGAAACGATTGCTGAATGTAAATTTGCTCTATAAAAAGGGGCATAAAATCTCCAAAATTGCAGAGCTCTCTAACGCCCAAATACAAGCTCTTATAGAAGAGGAATCTGAAACTGCTCAAGAACTTATTGCGATCAAGAATTTTAAATCGGCCATGTTCGATTTCGACGCAGGGTTGTTTCATTCAACTTTTGAAATGTTATCTGAAAACAAATCCTTCAGCGAAATTTTTACAGAAGTATTTTTGCCGCTACTTTCAGAAATTGGCATACTCTGGCAAACCGGAAGTATCGATCCTGCTCACGAGCATTTTATTTCAGAATTGATAAAACAAAAGGTGATTGTGAGTATTGAAACCCTTCATAAAGATTTCAGAAAGGAGCACGACAAAACCTTTGTGCTCTACCTTCCGCTTAACGAAATTCATGAAATAGGACTTCTATATTGCAACTACGAAATACTTTCGGCAGGATATAAAACTATTTATCTGGGGAATAACATTCCGCTGGAAAGTCTACAGTATGTCCTTAAGCATCATGACAACATAATTTTTCTTTCCTATTTTACAGTGGCACCCCACGGGGAGTCCCTCGAAGCGTATGCCGATAATTTTAAAAAAACAATACAAGCGGTCAAACCTTGTACTCTGTGGATTATGGGAGCGCAGGCTAAGGGAATCAATTCAACAAAATTTCCGGAAGGTGTCCGTACTTTTTCAGGCATTTCTGAATTTGTTACTACCCTGGAAACCTAA
- a CDS encoding FKBP-type peptidyl-prolyl cis-trans isomerase, with the protein MKKAYFLVSTLILTFLAVVSCKKDDGVESIPPRDRGEEAIAATTQIEGFLATHFYNYEEFENPPADFDYIIRFDSLIGANANKIPLIDQVQSKIVKDRINDDVTYTLYYLEAKQGGGRRIQFPDVGTMSFEGRLLDNSLFDGSINPVRFDLTQIIDGLQDGLIEFNTAAGDAIENPDGTVYFEDFSSGAVFIPSGLAYFSNPPPGDIGVYAQLAFTFRLYKAEIGDQDGDGVPSIMEDLNGNGREEDDDTDDDFSPNYADVDDDNDGRLTKDEIELNTYTINSGDAEPVLGPNEVEISREEDETTGVITINTINFPDEDNDGIPDYLDEDN; encoded by the coding sequence ATGAAGAAAGCATATTTTTTGGTGTCAACCCTAATCTTGACATTTCTTGCAGTTGTTTCGTGTAAAAAAGATGATGGAGTTGAGTCAATTCCGCCTAGAGATAGAGGGGAAGAAGCTATCGCCGCGACCACGCAAATTGAAGGATTTTTAGCGACACATTTTTACAATTACGAAGAGTTTGAAAATCCGCCTGCAGATTTCGATTATATTATTCGTTTCGATAGTCTTATTGGTGCTAATGCAAATAAAATTCCATTGATAGATCAGGTGCAATCCAAAATTGTAAAGGATCGAATAAACGACGATGTTACCTATACCTTGTATTATTTGGAAGCAAAACAAGGCGGCGGAAGACGTATTCAATTTCCGGATGTGGGAACCATGTCTTTTGAAGGAAGATTGTTGGATAATTCTTTATTCGACGGCTCTATAAACCCTGTACGCTTCGATCTTACTCAAATTATTGACGGCCTGCAGGATGGTCTTATCGAATTTAATACTGCTGCTGGAGATGCCATCGAAAACCCCGATGGAACCGTTTATTTCGAAGATTTTAGCTCGGGAGCGGTGTTTATTCCTTCCGGACTGGCATACTTCTCGAATCCTCCCCCGGGAGACATAGGAGTGTATGCACAACTCGCGTTTACATTTAGATTGTACAAGGCCGAAATTGGCGATCAGGATGGCGATGGCGTGCCTTCGATTATGGAAGATTTAAACGGTAACGGACGGGAAGAAGATGATGACACCGACGATGATTTTAGTCCCAACTATGCCGATGTGGATGACGATAACGATGGAAGGCTTACCAAAGATGAAATAGAATTAAATACCTATACTATTAATTCGGGCGATGCGGAACCTGTTTTAGGTCCCAATGAAGTTGAAATATCCAGAGAAGAAGATGAAACCACAGGAGTGATCACAATAAACACCATAAACTTCCCGGATGAAGACAATGATGGTATCCCGGATTATTTAGACGAAGACAATTAA
- a CDS encoding transketolase family protein gives MKKYTDSGKKDTRSGFGAGLTELGKTNENVVALCADLTGSLKMDEFKDNHPERFFQVGIAEANMMGIAAGITIGGKIPFTGTFANFSTGRVYDQIRQSIAYSGKNVKICASHAGVTLGEDGATHQILEDLGLMKMLPGMTVINTCDYNQTKAATIAIAKHKGPVYLRFGRPKVANFTATDQTFEIGKAVHLQDGTDVTIVATGHLVWEALLAAEALHAKGISAEVINIHTIKPLDNKAIIKSVTKTGCIVTAEEHNFLGGLGESVSRVLAENTPTPQEFVATQDTFGESGTPEELMDKYGLNADAIVKAALKVIARK, from the coding sequence ATGAAAAAATATACAGACAGCGGTAAAAAAGACACGCGTTCCGGTTTTGGAGCAGGACTCACTGAACTTGGAAAAACAAATGAAAACGTGGTTGCTCTTTGCGCCGATCTTACCGGTTCGTTGAAGATGGATGAATTTAAAGACAATCATCCGGAGCGATTCTTTCAGGTAGGAATTGCAGAAGCCAATATGATGGGAATTGCAGCAGGAATAACTATTGGAGGAAAAATTCCGTTTACAGGAACTTTTGCGAATTTTTCAACCGGAAGGGTGTACGACCAAATAAGACAGAGCATTGCCTACAGCGGTAAGAACGTAAAAATTTGTGCTTCGCACGCAGGGGTGACTTTGGGCGAAGACGGGGCAACACACCAGATATTGGAAGATTTGGGATTGATGAAAATGCTACCCGGAATGACGGTTATTAATACCTGCGATTATAACCAAACCAAAGCTGCTACTATTGCGATCGCTAAACATAAAGGCCCTGTTTATTTAAGATTTGGAAGGCCAAAGGTTGCCAATTTCACTGCGACAGATCAAACTTTTGAAATTGGAAAGGCGGTGCATTTACAGGACGGAACGGATGTGACCATCGTTGCAACGGGCCATTTGGTATGGGAGGCCCTTCTGGCCGCAGAAGCATTGCATGCAAAAGGAATCTCTGCCGAAGTAATCAACATTCACACCATCAAGCCTTTAGACAATAAAGCCATTATAAAAAGCGTTACAAAAACAGGATGCATTGTCACCGCCGAAGAACACAACTTTTTGGGAGGTTTAGGTGAAAGTGTTTCCAGAGTTTTAGCCGAAAATACCCCAACTCCACAAGAATTTGTAGCTACTCAAGACACCTTTGGTGAATCCGGTACTCCGGAGGAGCTAATGGATAAATATGGTCTAAATGCCGACGCAATCGTGAAAGCGGCACTTAAAGTGATTGCACGCAAGTAA
- the tgt gene encoding tRNA guanosine(34) transglycosylase Tgt has translation MQFTLEATDTGSQARAGTMILDHGTVETPIFMPVGTVGTVKGVHQRELETEIKPDIILGNTYHLFLRPQIDILEKAGGLHKFMNWKHPILTDSGGYQVYSLSANRKIKEEGVKFKSHIDGSYHVFTPENVMEIQRSIGADIIMAFDECTPYPCEYNYAKRSMHMTHRWLDRCIAHLEKTPYKYDFSQTFFPIVQGSTYKELRKQSAEYIASVGAEGNAIGGLSVGEPAEEMYEMTSVVTEILPKDKPRYLMGVGTPINILENIALGIDMFDCVMPTRNGRNGMLFTAHGTINIKNKKWEADFSALDEMNITWVDTAYSKAYVRHLFTVNEMLGRQIATIHNLGFYMWLVREARKHILAGDFATWKTTMVKQMDKRL, from the coding sequence ATGCAATTTACATTAGAAGCTACAGATACAGGCAGCCAGGCCAGAGCAGGAACCATGATTTTGGACCACGGTACGGTTGAAACCCCCATCTTTATGCCCGTTGGCACCGTTGGCACCGTAAAGGGTGTGCATCAGCGCGAATTGGAAACAGAAATCAAGCCCGATATCATCCTTGGAAATACATACCATTTGTTCCTTCGTCCGCAAATAGATATTCTTGAAAAAGCAGGCGGCCTGCATAAGTTTATGAATTGGAAGCATCCCATTCTAACCGATAGTGGCGGCTATCAGGTGTATTCCCTTTCAGCAAACCGGAAAATTAAGGAAGAAGGAGTTAAATTTAAATCGCATATCGATGGAAGTTACCATGTGTTTACGCCCGAAAATGTAATGGAAATTCAGCGTAGCATTGGCGCCGATATCATTATGGCATTCGATGAATGCACTCCGTATCCTTGCGAGTATAATTATGCCAAACGTTCCATGCACATGACGCACCGCTGGTTGGACCGTTGTATTGCTCATTTGGAAAAAACACCTTACAAATACGACTTCTCACAAACGTTCTTTCCAATTGTTCAGGGAAGTACCTATAAAGAGCTGCGGAAACAATCTGCCGAATATATAGCTTCAGTTGGAGCCGAAGGGAATGCCATTGGCGGACTTTCAGTAGGCGAACCTGCCGAAGAAATGTACGAAATGACAAGCGTCGTCACCGAAATACTTCCCAAAGACAAACCGCGTTATCTAATGGGAGTAGGAACACCCATCAATATTCTGGAAAACATCGCCTTGGGTATCGATATGTTCGATTGCGTAATGCCAACCCGAAACGGAAGAAACGGAATGCTCTTTACCGCCCACGGAACCATAAACATAAAAAACAAGAAGTGGGAAGCCGATTTTTCGGCATTGGACGAGATGAACATCACCTGGGTTGACACCGCGTACAGCAAAGCCTATGTTCGCCATTTGTTTACCGTAAATGAAATGCTGGGAAGGCAAATTGCAACCATTCACAATCTCGGATTTTATATGTGGTTGGTACGTGAAGCCAGAAAACATATCTTAGCAGGAGACTTTGCAACCTGGAAGACAACAATGGTTAAACAAATGGACAAACGCCTGTAA
- a CDS encoding acetyl-CoA carboxylase carboxyltransferase subunit alpha, producing MEYLDFELPIKELQEQYEKACQIGEESDVDVTNTCKQIEKKLNETKKEIYKNLTPWQRVQLSRHPNRPYTMDYIKAICGDSFLEMHGDRNFKDDKAMVGGLGKIGDQSYMFVGQQKGYNTKTRQYRNFGMANPEGYRKALRLMKSAEKFGVPVVTLVDTPGAFPGLEAEERGQGEAIARNILEMTRLKVPIIVVIIGEGASGGALGIGVGDTVLMLENTWYSVISPESCSSILWRSWEFKEQAAEALKLTATDMKKLTLIDEIVKEPLGGAHSDRDTTFITVAKSIEKAYAKLKDLSPKDLVNERMEKYSKMGVFKS from the coding sequence ATGGAATATCTTGATTTTGAATTACCTATAAAAGAATTGCAAGAGCAATACGAAAAGGCTTGTCAGATTGGTGAAGAGAGCGATGTAGATGTGACCAATACCTGTAAGCAGATTGAGAAAAAACTCAACGAAACCAAAAAGGAAATCTATAAAAATTTAACGCCATGGCAACGTGTGCAGTTATCTCGTCATCCCAATCGTCCCTATACAATGGATTATATCAAAGCCATTTGTGGGGATTCTTTTTTGGAAATGCATGGAGACCGCAATTTTAAAGATGACAAAGCAATGGTCGGTGGCCTTGGAAAGATTGGTGATCAAAGTTATATGTTCGTGGGACAGCAAAAAGGATACAATACCAAAACGCGCCAGTATCGCAATTTTGGAATGGCCAATCCTGAAGGCTATCGAAAAGCATTACGGCTTATGAAATCTGCCGAAAAGTTTGGAGTGCCTGTAGTGACCCTGGTGGACACCCCGGGTGCCTTTCCCGGACTCGAAGCAGAAGAACGCGGACAAGGAGAAGCCATTGCCCGAAATATTCTGGAAATGACCCGTTTAAAAGTGCCAATCATTGTCGTGATTATTGGTGAAGGAGCCAGCGGTGGTGCCCTGGGAATTGGAGTAGGGGACACTGTCCTCATGCTGGAAAACACATGGTATTCGGTAATTTCACCCGAAAGTTGTTCGTCTATCTTATGGCGAAGCTGGGAATTTAAAGAACAGGCAGCTGAAGCTCTAAAACTTACCGCAACCGATATGAAAAAGCTAACCCTCATAGACGAGATCGTAAAAGAACCTCTTGGAGGAGCGCATAGTGATCGAGATACAACCTTTATAACAGTCGCAAAATCTATCGAAAAAGCATATGCGAAATTAAAAGACTTATCACCAAAAGATTTGGTCAA
- a CDS encoding RNA-binding S4 domain-containing protein, whose translation MRVDKYLWCIRYYKTRSIATAACRKGAVRVRNEVVKPSREVYPGDSIQVRKDQIDYTLDVLDLPESRLGAKLVDMYRKDTTPKEAFANQELLKYSKEYYRKKGAGRPTKKDRRDIDDFKDTDDS comes from the coding sequence ATGAGAGTTGATAAATATCTGTGGTGTATTCGTTATTACAAAACCAGAAGCATAGCGACTGCCGCATGTAGGAAAGGAGCTGTAAGAGTACGTAATGAAGTGGTGAAGCCGTCCCGGGAAGTATATCCCGGCGATTCGATACAGGTGAGAAAGGATCAGATTGATTATACGCTGGATGTCCTGGATTTGCCCGAAAGCAGACTGGGAGCCAAGCTTGTAGATATGTATCGAAAAGACACTACACCCAAGGAAGCGTTTGCAAACCAGGAGCTTTTAAAATATTCGAAGGAGTACTATCGGAAAAAAGGAGCTGGCCGTCCCACCAAAAAAGACAGACGAGATATTGACGATTTTAAAGACACAGACGATTCTTAA
- a CDS encoding DMT family transporter — protein MQNAKLFNYLHLHFIIFIWGFTAVLGALISIDAIPLVWYRMLLASGFIFLFVKARKIPLRFPKKVLLGFFGAGLVIALHWLAFFGAIKVSNVSVTLAIMSTGAFFASLLEPLLYKRKIIGYEVFFGLIVVAGLYIIFNVETEYVWGIILALTSSFLGALFSVINGKFAIKYPASAISFYELLSGMLCITIYLTFTGSFTASFFILSANDWIFLLLLASVCTAYAFIASVHVMKWISPYTVMLSINMEPVYGIILALLILGDSENMSPQFYYGAAIILVTVIANGIIKMKLERKKRRLPLT, from the coding sequence ATGCAAAACGCTAAACTTTTTAACTACCTCCACCTTCATTTTATCATTTTTATTTGGGGGTTTACTGCCGTGTTGGGAGCGCTTATCTCTATCGATGCCATTCCACTGGTATGGTATCGCATGCTGTTGGCTTCCGGATTTATTTTCTTGTTTGTAAAAGCCCGAAAAATACCGCTTCGGTTTCCTAAAAAAGTACTCCTCGGATTTTTCGGTGCGGGATTGGTAATTGCTTTACACTGGCTGGCCTTTTTTGGAGCAATTAAAGTGTCTAATGTTTCGGTTACATTGGCAATTATGTCTACCGGTGCTTTTTTTGCATCCCTACTGGAACCTTTGCTATACAAGCGAAAAATTATTGGGTACGAAGTGTTTTTCGGACTCATTGTGGTCGCAGGGCTCTATATTATTTTTAATGTGGAGACTGAATATGTTTGGGGAATAATCCTCGCCTTAACCTCTTCTTTTCTAGGGGCCTTGTTTTCTGTTATAAACGGAAAGTTTGCTATAAAATACCCTGCTTCGGCTATTTCATTTTACGAACTGCTCTCAGGAATGCTATGTATTACGATCTATTTAACCTTCACCGGCAGCTTTACGGCCTCGTTTTTTATACTTTCAGCAAACGATTGGATATTTTTATTGTTATTGGCTTCAGTTTGCACAGCCTACGCTTTTATAGCATCGGTGCACGTTATGAAATGGATAAGTCCGTATACCGTAATGCTTTCCATCAATATGGAACCGGTCTACGGAATAATATTGGCCTTATTAATTTTAGGAGATTCAGAAAACATGAGTCCGCAATTCTATTACGGAGCGGCAATAATACTAGTTACAGTAATAGCCAATGGTATTATTAAAATGAAACTGGAAAGAAAAAAAAGGCGATTACCCCTTACCTAA